One window from the genome of Enterobacteriaceae bacterium Kacie_13 encodes:
- a CDS encoding DUF493 family protein has protein sequence MKTKLNELLEFPCSFTYKVMGLAQPELVDQVVEVVQRHAPGDYNPQVKPSSKGNFHSVSITITATHIDQVETLYDELGNIEIVRMVL, from the coding sequence ATGAAAACCAAACTGAACGAACTGCTCGAATTCCCTTGTTCCTTTACCTACAAAGTAATGGGCCTGGCACAACCCGAGCTGGTGGACCAGGTTGTGGAAGTCGTGCAACGCCATGCGCCTGGCGACTATAATCCTCAGGTAAAACCGAGCAGCAAAGGGAATTTCCACTCCGTTTCTATTACGATCACTGCCACGCACATCGATCAGGTTGAAACCTTGTACGATGAGCTCGGCAATATCGAAATTGTCCGCATGGTGCTGTAA
- the dacA gene encoding D-alanyl-D-alanine carboxypeptidase DacA, whose translation MKLVNTSRLVKSLAFGTVISFSAASAYADDVNLKTMIPGVPQIDAEAYVLIDYNSGKVLAEMNADARRDPASLTKMMTSYVIGQSIKAGKISPTDIVTVGQDAWATGNPVFKGSSLMFLKPGDRVPVSELNRGIILQSGNDACVAMADHVAGSQDAFVAMMNNYVNALGLKNTHFGTVHGLDAEGQYSSARDMALIGQALIRDVPEEYATYKEKEFTFNNIRQMNRNGLLWDQSLSVDGIKTGHTESAGYNLVASATEGQMRLISAVMGGHTYKGREVESKKLLTWGFRFFETVSPLKAGKEFASEPVWFGDTDRVALGVEKDAYLTIPRGRMKDLKASYVLNTPELHAPLQKNQVVGSINFQLDGKTIDERPLVVMNEVKEGGFFGRIVDYIKLMFHHWFG comes from the coding sequence ATGAAACTTGTAAACACTTCACGTTTAGTCAAAAGCCTCGCATTTGGCACCGTTATCTCCTTCAGTGCAGCGTCCGCTTATGCCGACGATGTTAATTTAAAAACAATGATCCCTGGTGTTCCGCAAATTGATGCTGAAGCCTATGTCCTGATCGACTACAACTCCGGCAAAGTTCTGGCAGAAATGAATGCCGATGCCCGCCGTGACCCGGCCAGCCTGACAAAAATGATGACCAGTTACGTTATTGGTCAGTCCATCAAAGCAGGTAAAATCAGCCCGACAGACATCGTCACCGTCGGTCAGGATGCATGGGCAACCGGCAATCCGGTGTTCAAAGGTTCTTCCCTGATGTTCCTGAAACCTGGCGATCGCGTGCCGGTGTCAGAACTCAACCGTGGCATTATTTTACAATCAGGTAACGATGCCTGCGTCGCGATGGCTGACCATGTCGCCGGAAGTCAGGACGCTTTCGTGGCCATGATGAACAACTACGTAAATGCACTTGGCCTGAAAAATACCCATTTCGGTACCGTTCATGGTCTGGATGCGGAAGGTCAGTACAGCTCTGCGCGTGATATGGCGTTGATCGGCCAGGCGCTGATCCGTGATGTCCCGGAAGAGTACGCCACCTATAAAGAGAAAGAGTTCACCTTCAACAATATCCGTCAGATGAACCGTAACGGTTTGCTGTGGGATCAAAGCCTGAGCGTGGATGGCATCAAAACCGGTCATACTGAATCCGCCGGTTACAATCTGGTGGCTTCTGCGACCGAAGGCCAGATGCGTCTGATCTCTGCCGTGATGGGCGGTCATACCTACAAAGGCCGTGAAGTTGAAAGCAAAAAGCTGCTGACCTGGGGCTTCCGCTTCTTCGAAACCGTGTCCCCGCTGAAAGCAGGCAAAGAGTTTGCGTCTGAGCCAGTGTGGTTTGGTGATACCGATCGCGTCGCACTGGGCGTGGAAAAAGATGCGTATCTGACCATCCCGCGTGGCCGTATGAAAGATTTGAAAGCCAGCTATGTGCTCAATACACCAGAACTGCACGCACCGTTGCAGAAAAATCAGGTGGTCGGTTCCATCAACTTCCAGCTGGATGGCAAAACGATTGATGAGCGTCCGCTGGTGGTGATGAACGAAGTGAAAGAAGGCGGTTTCTTCGGTCGCATCGTGGATTACATCAAACTGATGTTCCATCACTGGTTTGGTTAA